A genomic segment from Nicotiana sylvestris chromosome 1, ASM39365v2, whole genome shotgun sequence encodes:
- the LOC104211244 gene encoding RAN GTPase-activating protein 2, translating to MDATTPNSQRRPFSIKLWPPSENTRRMLVERMTNNLSSPTIFTRKYRSLSKEDAAKNAEQIEDAAFTIASQHYEKEPDGDGSSAVQLYAKECSKLILEILKKSPKTEKKETSISEVVPAVQQNLFDISKGQRAFIEAEEAEELLKPLKEPGNPYSKICFSNRSFGRGAARVAGPILASLKDQLMEVDLSDFVAGRVEAEALDVMNMFSEALEGSSLKFLNLSDNALGEKGVRAFGKLLQSQTNLEELFFINDGISQEAARAVSELVPSTEKLKVLHFHNNMTGDEGAVAIAEIVKRSPLLEDFRCSSTRVGSEGGSALCEALGMCSHLKKLDLRDNMFGPEAGLVLSKALSKHENLTEVYLSYLNLEDEGAIAIANALKDSAPSLGVLEMAGNDITEEAAPAIASCIAAKQFLSKLSLGENELMDEGAIQIGKALRGHNHLKEVDMNTNALRRAGARVLARTVLHKDQFKLLNVNGNFISEEGVDELKDIFKKSPELLASLEDNDPLGEDGDDEEEEKESGDEGKDGEDELESKLKNLDVKGDEES from the coding sequence ATGGATGCCACAACGCCGAATTCTCAGCGCAGACCATTTTCAATTAAGCTGTGGCCTCCAAGTGAGAACACAAGAAGAATGCTGGTGGAAAGAATGACGAATAATCTTTCTAGTCCAACCATTTTCACCCGCAAGTACCGCAGTCTATCCAAGGAAGATGctgccaaaaatgctgaacaaatTGAAGATGCAGCTTTTACCATTGCAAGTCAACATTATGAGAAGGAGCCTGATGGTGATGGGAGTTCCGCTGTGCAGCTTTATGCCAAGGAGTGCAGCAAGCTTATCCTGGAGATTCTAAAAAAGAGCCCCAAAACAGAGAAAAAGGAGACTTCAATTTCTGAGGTGGTTCCTGCTGTTCAGCAGAATCTTTTCGATATCTCGAAAGGTCAAAGAGCATTTATTGAAGCTGAAGAGGCTGAAGAACTTTTGAAGCCATTAAAAGAGCCTGGAAACCCTTACAGCAAAATTTGTTTCAGCAATAGAAGTTTCGGTCGAGGCGCAGCACGTGTTGCGGGCCCTATCTTGGCATCCTTGAAGGATCAATTGATGGAAGTTGATTTGTCAGATTTTGTTGCTGGAAGAGTTGAGGCAGAAGCACTTGATGTCATGAATATGTTCTCAGAAGCTCTAGAAGGTTCTAGCTTGAAGTTTCTGAATCTCTCTGACAATGCTCTGGGTGAGAAGGGAGTTAGAGCATTTGGAAAGCTCCTTCAGTCTCAAACCAACTTGGAGGAACTATTTTTTATCAACGATGGGATCTCACAGGAAGCTGCAAGGGCTGTTAGCGAGCTAGTTCCTTCCACCGAGAAGCTTAAGGTTCTTCATTTTCATAATAATATGACAGGTGATGAAGGGGCTGTTGCCATTGCTGAAATTGTGAAGCGCTCCCCTTTATTGGAAGATTTCAGGTGCTCTTCTACAAGGGTAGGCTCTGAAGGAGGGAGTGCCTTGTGTGAAGCACTTGGGATGTGCTCCCATTTGAAGAAGCTTGATTTGCGGGACAATATGTTTGGTCCAGAAGCTGGTCTTGTGCTAAGTAAGGCACTCAGCAAACATGAAAATCTTACAGAAGTTTATCTAAGCTACCTTAATTTAGAGgatgaaggagcaattgcaataGCTAACGCTCTCAAAGATTCAGCCCCTTCACTTGGTGTCTTGGAGATGGCAGGTAATGATATAACTGAGGAAGCTGCTCCAGCAATAGCTTCTTGTATAGCTGCGAAGCAGTTTCTGTCAAAGCTAAGCTTGGGTGAGAATGAACTTATGGATGAAGGTGCAATTCAGATTGGTAAGGCTCTCCGAGGACACAACCATCTGAAGGAAGTTGATATGAACACGAACGCACTAAGAAGGGCTGGGGCTAGAGTGCTGGCTCGAACCGTGCTGCACAAAGATCAGTTTAAATTACTAAATGTTAATGGGAATTTCATCTCAGAAGAAGGTGTTGATGAGTTGAAAGACATCTTTAAGAAATCTCCTGAACTGCTTGCATCCTTGGAAGATAATGACCCGCTGGGAGAAGATGGAGATGACGAGGAAGAGGAGAAGGAATCTGGAGATGAAGGCAAAGACGGTGAGGATGAACTGGAATCCAAACTCAAAAACCTGGACGTCAAGGGAGATGAGGAGTCTTGA
- the LOC104211243 gene encoding probable ATP-dependent DNA helicase CHR12 has protein sequence MVAQVVETTVAAADDGGGIGGIRGSPIAVDESQEEQLEKTKTLICALNFLSRNLPIPPDVFDAVSSIYHGGADDIDVGDDDASAAADVDSRDSVSMRNGSGMGSYGDLMADFEDSLLRQRSSCTSGSGLTKLKEDRFQSHIQHRLTELEDLPTNRGEDLQSKCLLELYELKLADLQCKVRSELSSEYWLRLHCANPDKQLFDWGMTRLRRPLYGIGDAFAVESDDPLRKKRDAQRLSRLEEEERNRVETTKRKFFADVLNAARELQLQVQAVQKRRKQRNDGVQAWHGRQRQRATRAEKLRLQALKADDQEAYMKMVEESKNERLTMLLGKTNELLGRLGAAVQRQKDADHDGIEPMEGSDAEMAPSKTGTPGQSLPEEEKDVLDDEPTRDVKTSDLLEGQRKYNSAVHSIQEKVTEQPAMLQGGELRPYQLEGLQWMLSLFNNNLNGILADEMGLGKTIQTISLIAYLIENKGVTGPYLIVAPKAVLPNWITEFSTWAPSIDAVLYDGRLEERKALREELTGEGRFSVLITHYDLIMRDKAFLKKIHWHYLIIDEGHRLKNHECALARTLVSGYRIRRRLLLTGTPIQNSLQELWSLLNFLLPNIFNSVENFEEWFNAPFADKCDVSLTDEEELLVIRRLHHVIRPFILRRKKDEVEKFLPGKTQVVLKCDMSAWQKVYYQQVTDVGRVGLDSGTGKSKSLQNLTMQLRKCCNHPYLFVGDTSSYYRKEEIVRASGKFELLDRLLPKLRRAGHRVLLFSQMTRLMDILEVYLQLHDFKYLRLDGSTKTEERGTLLKQFNAPDSPYFMFLLSTRAGGLGLNLQTADTVIIFDSDWNPQMDQQAEDRAHRIGQKKEVRVFVLISVGSIEEVILERAKQKMGIDAKVIQAGLFNTTSTAQERREMLEEIMRKGTSTLGTDVPSEREINRLAARSDEEFWLFEKMDEERRQKERYRSRLMEDHEVPDWAYATPEAKERGKGFLYESANLTGKRRRKEVIYADTLSDLQWMKAVENGDDFFKQSGKGRNRDHHSVSNGELPSDKAEVEKKEQDLKTETASVGEATSEDTFGITPERFKSESASSMRNDYHDLIGGSLDGLSWKAHKRKRSSLVS, from the exons ATGGTGGCTCAGGTAGTAGAGACCACCGTCGCTGCCGCCGACGATGGCGGAGGAATTGGAGGAATTAGAGGTTCTCCTATCGCCGTTGATGAATCTCAGGAGGAGCAGTTAGAGAAAACGAAGACGCTGATTTGCGCTCTCAATTTCCTCTCACGCAATCTCCCAATACCTCCTGACGTCTTCGATGCCGTCTCTTCAATTTACCACGGCGGCGCTGATGATATAGATGTCGGTGACGATGATGCCTCTGCCGCTGCTGACGTGGACAGCCGCGACAGTGTGTCTATGCGA AATGGTTCAGGTATGGGAAGTTACGGAGacctgatggcagattttgaggATTCGTTGTTGAGGCAACGGTCAAGTTGTACATCAGGTTCTGGTTTGACAAAGTTAAAGGAAGATCGTTTTCAAAGCCATATCCAGCATCGCCTAACTGAACTTGAAG ACTTGCCAACCAACAGAGGCGAGGACTTGCAATCGAAGTGCTTGCTGGAGCTTTATGAACTAAAG TTAGCAGATTTACAATGCAAAGTTCGGTCTGAACTGAGTTCTGAATACTGGCTTCGCCTGCATTGCGCTAATCCTGACAAGCAATTGTTTGACTGGGGGATGACGCGATTGCGACGCCCTTTATATGGTATAGGAGATGCCTTTGCTGTGGAATCTGATGATCCTTTGAGGAAGAAGCGTGATGCGCAG AGGTTGTCAAGATTAGAAGAAGAGGAGAGAAACCGTGTGGAAACTACAAAAAGAAAGTTCTTTGCGGATGTACTCAACGCAGCACGTGAACTCCAATTACAAGTACAGGCTGTTCAGAAACGGCGGAAACAAAGGAACGATGGTGTTCAG GCTTGGCATGGAAGGCAAAGGCAACGGGCTACTCGTGCTGAGAAACTGAGGTTACAAGCTCTGAAAGCTGATGATCAAGAAGCTTACATGAAGATGGTGGAAGAAAGCAAGAATGAAAGATTAACAATGCTTCTAGGGAAAACAAATGAGCTCCTTGGTCGTCTGGGAGCTGCTGTTCAACGGCAAAAAGATGCTGACCATGATGGTATTGAACCTATGGAAGGCTCAGATGCTGAAATGGCCCCTTCTAAGACTGGAACTCCTGGGCAGTCGCTTCCTGAGGAAGAAAAGGATGTTCTTGATGATGAGCCCACCCGTGATGTAAAGACTAGTGACTTACTTGAAGGTCAGAGAAAGTACAATTCAGCTGTACATTCAATCCAGGAGAAG GTTACGGAGCAACCAGCTATGCTTCAGGGTGGAGAATTAAGACCATACCAGCTGGAGGGGCTCCAGTGGATGTTGTCTTTGTTTAATAACAATTTAAATGGAATTTTAGCGGATGAAATGGGACTCGGCAAAACTATCCAGACAATTTCTTTAATTGCTTATCTTATTGAAAACAAGGGTGTAACTGGTCCCTACTTGATTGTGGCTCCAAAAGCTGTACTACCTAATTGGATTACTGAATTCTCTACATGGGCTCCCAG CATTGATGCTGTTCTTTATGATGGTCGTCTGGAAGAAAGGAAGGCACTGAGGGAGGAGTTAACAGGAGAGGGGAGGTTCAGTGTGCTGATCACGCATTATGATCTTATTATGAGAGACAAAGCATTTCTGAAAAAAATTCATTGGCACTATCTGATTATTGATGAAGGGCACCGATTGAAAAATCACGAATGTGCTCTTGCACGGACTCTCGTGTCAGG CTATCGGATTCGTCGGAGACTTCTGTTGACTGGTACCCCGATCCAAAACAGCTTACAGGAGTTGTGGTCTCTTCTCAATTTTCTTCTTCCAAACATCTTTAATTCAGTGGAGAATTTCGAGGAGTGGTTTAATGCCCCCTTTGCTGATAAGTGCGACGTCTCTCTAACTGACGAAGAGGAGTTATTGGTTATTCGCCGGTTGCACCAT GTAATAAGGCCATTTATATTGAGGAGGAAGAAAGATGAAGTGGAGAAATTTCTTCCTGGGAAAACACAAGTTGTTCTTAAATGTGATATGTCTGCTTGGCAGAAAGTATACTACCAGCAGGTCACGGATGTCGGGAGGGTTGGATTGGATTCTG GAACTGGGAAGTCTAAGAGCCTACAGAATCTCACCATGCAGCTAAGGAAATGTTGTAATCACCCATATCTATTTGTGGGTGATACTTCTTCGTATTATCGTAAGGAGGAGATAGTCAGAGCATCTGGAAAATTTGAGCTTCTTGATCGTTTACTACCCAAACTCCGCAGAGCAGGGCACAGGGTACTCCTCTTCTCACAAATGACCCGCCTCATGGACATTCTTGAGGTCTATCTGCAGCTTCATGACTTTAAGTATCTTAGACTTGATGGCTCAACCAAAACAGAGGAAAGAGGGACTTTGCTAAAGCAATTTAATGCTCCTGACTCACCTTACTTTATGTTTCTTTTGAGTACTCGTGCCGGAGGACTCGGTCTGAATTTGCAAACAGCAGATACTGTGATAATATTTGACAGTGACTGGAACCCTCAAATGGACCAGCAAGCAGAAGATAGGGCACATCGGATTGGGCAAAAGAAAGAAGTTAGGGTTTTTGTGTTAATCAGTGTAGGATCAATTGAAGAGGTCATATTGGAACGTGCAAAACAGAAGATGGGCATTGATGCTAAGGTCATCCAGGCTGGATTGTTCAATACAACATCTACAG CTCAAGAGAGGAGGGAGATGTTGGAAGAGATCATGCGTAAAGGTACAAGCACCCTTGGAACAGATGTGCCAAGCGAAAGAGAGATTAATCGTCTTGCAGCCCGCTCTGATGAGGAGTTTTGGCTGTTTGAGAAAATGGATGAGGAGAGAAGGCAAAAAGAACGTTACAGATCTCGTCTCATGGAAGATCACGAGGTGCCGGATTGGGCGTATGCTACACCTGAGGCTAAGGAAAGGGGAAAAGGGTTTCTATATGAAAGTGCTAATCTTACTGGAAAGCGGCGTAGAAAAGAAGTGATTTATGCCGATACTTTAAGTGACTTACAGTGGATGAAGGCTGTGGAAAATGGAGATGATTTCTTTAAGCAGTCAGGTAAAGGTAGGAACAGGGACCATCACTCAGTCTCAAATGGTGAATTGCCGAGTGACAAAGCTGAAGTGGAGAAGAAAGAACAGGACTTGAAGACTGAAACTGCGTCTGTGGGCGAGGCAACAAGTGAAGATACCTTTGGAATAACTCCTGAAAGGTTCAAATCCGAGAGTGCTAGTTCCATGAGAAACGATTATCACGACTTGATTGGTGGCAGTTTGGACGGATTATCGTGGAAGGCACACAAGAGGAAGAGATCAAGCTTAGTATCTTGA